Proteins encoded by one window of Carassius auratus strain Wakin chromosome 24, ASM336829v1, whole genome shotgun sequence:
- the gdap1 gene encoding ganglioside-induced differentiation-associated protein 1 isoform X3 → MRLNPTGEVPVLVHNDSVICDPTQIMDYLEQNFCDEHTPKLIPEEGSTYYHRVQHYRELLDSLQMDAYTHGCILHPEITVDSQIPAYATTHIRTQILNTESELKKLAAENPDLKDAYLAKQRRIKSKLFDHDNMKHLKKLLDELENVLDQVETELQRRIEETPEEGSQQTWLCGNFFSIADVSLAVTLHRLKFLGLSRRYWGNGARVNLETYYESVLNRPAFRRVLGHVNNILISAVLPTAFRVAKKKAPAFVCGTLLVGLIGGATYLAFTYFKRRPLMS, encoded by the exons ATGCGTCTGAACCCCACTGGAGAGGTTCCTGTGCTGGTTCATAATGACAGTGTCATCTGTGACCCCACACAAATCATGGACTATTTGGAGCAGAACTTCTGTGATG AGCACACCCCAAAGCTGATCCCAGAAGAAGGAAGCACGTATTATCATCGAGTTCAGCATTACAGAGAACTGCTGGACTCCCTGCAGATGGATGCATACACCCATGGCTGCATCCTCCACCCAGAGATCACAGTAGACTCCCAAATCCCAGCTTATGCCACCACCCACATTCGCA CACAGATTTTAAACACAGAATCCGAGCTTAAGAAACTAGCAGCTGAGAATCCCGATCTTAAAGATGCTTATTTGGCAAAACAGAGACGTATaaaa AGTAAATTGTTtgaccatgataatatgaaacacCTAAAGAAACTCCTGGATGAACTGGAGAATGTTCTGGATCAAGTTGAGACAGAGCTGCAGAGGAGGATTGAGGAGACACCAG AAGAGGGCAGTCAGCAGACTTGGCTCTGTGGCAACTTCTTCAGCATTGCTGACGTCTCCCTTGCTGTCACCCTTCACCGCCTCAAGTTCCTGGGTCTGTCCCGCCGGTACTGGGGAAATGGGGCCCGGGTCAACCTGGAGACGTATTATGAAAGTGTCCTGAACCGTCCGGCTTTCCGCAGAGTGCTTGGACATGTCAACAACATCCTCATATCTGCTGTGCTGCCCACCGCATTCAGGGTGGCAAAGAAAAAGGCTCCAGCCTTTGTTTGTGGCACTTTATTGGTTGGTTTGATAGGGGGTGCCACTTATCTAGCTTTCACTTATTTTAAAAGGAGACCACTCATGTCTTGA
- the gdap1 gene encoding ganglioside-induced differentiation-associated protein 1 isoform X2: protein MSDKMAGENIGESQDEKEILLKKDAMSQDSGEVVEKTKNKESKLILYHWTQSFSSQKVRLAIAEKGLQCEETDVSLPLSEHNEPWFMRLNPTGEVPVLVHNDSVICDPTQIMDYLEQNFCDAQILNTESELKKLAAENPDLKDAYLAKQRRIKSKLFDHDNMKHLKKLLDELENVLDQVETELQRRIEETPEEGSQQTWLCGNFFSIADVSLAVTLHRLKFLGLSRRYWGNGARVNLETYYESVLNRPAFRRVLGHVNNILISAVLPTAFRVAKKKAPAFVCGTLLVGLIGGATYLAFTYFKRRPLMS from the exons ATGTCTGATAAAATGGCGGGGGAAAACATCGGTGAATCTCAGGATGAGAAGGAAATCCTTTTAAAGAAGGATGCAATGTCACAAGACAGCGGTGAGGTTGtcgagaaaacaaaaaacaaagagtcTAAACTGATTTTGTATCATTGGACTCAGTCATTCAGCTCTCAGAAG GTGAGACTGGCAATAGCGGAGAAAGGTCTTCAGTGTGAGGAGACTGATGTGAGTCTGCCTCTGAGTGAACACAATGAGCCCTGGTTTATGCGTCTGAACCCCACTGGAGAGGTTCCTGTGCTGGTTCATAATGACAGTGTCATCTGTGACCCCACACAAATCATGGACTATTTGGAGCAGAACTTCTGTGATG CACAGATTTTAAACACAGAATCCGAGCTTAAGAAACTAGCAGCTGAGAATCCCGATCTTAAAGATGCTTATTTGGCAAAACAGAGACGTATaaaa AGTAAATTGTTtgaccatgataatatgaaacacCTAAAGAAACTCCTGGATGAACTGGAGAATGTTCTGGATCAAGTTGAGACAGAGCTGCAGAGGAGGATTGAGGAGACACCAG AAGAGGGCAGTCAGCAGACTTGGCTCTGTGGCAACTTCTTCAGCATTGCTGACGTCTCCCTTGCTGTCACCCTTCACCGCCTCAAGTTCCTGGGTCTGTCCCGCCGGTACTGGGGAAATGGGGCCCGGGTCAACCTGGAGACGTATTATGAAAGTGTCCTGAACCGTCCGGCTTTCCGCAGAGTGCTTGGACATGTCAACAACATCCTCATATCTGCTGTGCTGCCCACCGCATTCAGGGTGGCAAAGAAAAAGGCTCCAGCCTTTGTTTGTGGCACTTTATTGGTTGGTTTGATAGGGGGTGCCACTTATCTAGCTTTCACTTATTTTAAAAGGAGACCACTCATGTCTTGA
- the gdap1 gene encoding ganglioside-induced differentiation-associated protein 1 isoform X1, translated as MSDKMAGENIGESQDEKEILLKKDAMSQDSGEVVEKTKNKESKLILYHWTQSFSSQKVRLAIAEKGLQCEETDVSLPLSEHNEPWFMRLNPTGEVPVLVHNDSVICDPTQIMDYLEQNFCDEHTPKLIPEEGSTYYHRVQHYRELLDSLQMDAYTHGCILHPEITVDSQIPAYATTHIRTQILNTESELKKLAAENPDLKDAYLAKQRRIKSKLFDHDNMKHLKKLLDELENVLDQVETELQRRIEETPEEGSQQTWLCGNFFSIADVSLAVTLHRLKFLGLSRRYWGNGARVNLETYYESVLNRPAFRRVLGHVNNILISAVLPTAFRVAKKKAPAFVCGTLLVGLIGGATYLAFTYFKRRPLMS; from the exons ATGTCTGATAAAATGGCGGGGGAAAACATCGGTGAATCTCAGGATGAGAAGGAAATCCTTTTAAAGAAGGATGCAATGTCACAAGACAGCGGTGAGGTTGtcgagaaaacaaaaaacaaagagtcTAAACTGATTTTGTATCATTGGACTCAGTCATTCAGCTCTCAGAAG GTGAGACTGGCAATAGCGGAGAAAGGTCTTCAGTGTGAGGAGACTGATGTGAGTCTGCCTCTGAGTGAACACAATGAGCCCTGGTTTATGCGTCTGAACCCCACTGGAGAGGTTCCTGTGCTGGTTCATAATGACAGTGTCATCTGTGACCCCACACAAATCATGGACTATTTGGAGCAGAACTTCTGTGATG AGCACACCCCAAAGCTGATCCCAGAAGAAGGAAGCACGTATTATCATCGAGTTCAGCATTACAGAGAACTGCTGGACTCCCTGCAGATGGATGCATACACCCATGGCTGCATCCTCCACCCAGAGATCACAGTAGACTCCCAAATCCCAGCTTATGCCACCACCCACATTCGCA CACAGATTTTAAACACAGAATCCGAGCTTAAGAAACTAGCAGCTGAGAATCCCGATCTTAAAGATGCTTATTTGGCAAAACAGAGACGTATaaaa AGTAAATTGTTtgaccatgataatatgaaacacCTAAAGAAACTCCTGGATGAACTGGAGAATGTTCTGGATCAAGTTGAGACAGAGCTGCAGAGGAGGATTGAGGAGACACCAG AAGAGGGCAGTCAGCAGACTTGGCTCTGTGGCAACTTCTTCAGCATTGCTGACGTCTCCCTTGCTGTCACCCTTCACCGCCTCAAGTTCCTGGGTCTGTCCCGCCGGTACTGGGGAAATGGGGCCCGGGTCAACCTGGAGACGTATTATGAAAGTGTCCTGAACCGTCCGGCTTTCCGCAGAGTGCTTGGACATGTCAACAACATCCTCATATCTGCTGTGCTGCCCACCGCATTCAGGGTGGCAAAGAAAAAGGCTCCAGCCTTTGTTTGTGGCACTTTATTGGTTGGTTTGATAGGGGGTGCCACTTATCTAGCTTTCACTTATTTTAAAAGGAGACCACTCATGTCTTGA